The following coding sequences lie in one Sandaracinaceae bacterium genomic window:
- a CDS encoding ankyrin repeat domain-containing protein, giving the protein MAALRAQGLSNVAFTEEFERYQREHHALAVAVEGGDVGAVRRALAAGADPHSVDVLGSPVLHIAAAMGQVEIMRHLLESGVDVDVRDDFLNTALILAANAGERAAVELLLAQGADPTLRNDLGESAEDRADRPAADPGLVPMLREAEARRTDT; this is encoded by the coding sequence ATGGCCGCCCTGCGCGCCCAGGGACTGTCGAACGTCGCGTTCACCGAGGAGTTCGAGCGGTACCAGCGCGAGCACCACGCGCTGGCCGTGGCGGTGGAGGGCGGCGACGTGGGCGCGGTGCGGCGAGCCCTCGCCGCCGGCGCCGATCCTCACTCGGTCGACGTGCTCGGTTCGCCGGTGCTGCACATCGCGGCGGCGATGGGCCAGGTGGAGATCATGCGCCACTTGCTCGAGTCCGGGGTGGACGTCGACGTTCGCGACGACTTCCTGAACACGGCGCTCATCCTCGCCGCGAACGCTGGCGAGCGGGCGGCGGTCGAATTGCTGTTGGCCCAGGGGGCCGACCCGACCCTGCGCAACGATCTCGGCGAGTCGGCCGAAGATCGCGCCGACCGTCCAGCGGCCGACCCCGGGCTCGTTCCCATGCTCCGAGAGGCGGAGGCCCGGAGGACCGACACATGA
- a CDS encoding ATP-binding protein yields MPQGDQLDDVASIRKRPGMYVGDTDRSGVHQLLWEVLANAIDEHLAGRSRRIDVTLHSDGSVSVADDGAGISLDVDEGGTSWLERVLTTLHDTATADGHAPHVHLRVCHVGLCMVTALSSTFSAEVRRAGRAWRIELERGRVTSELAAIGSADGTGTTIRFEPDETIFATSGFDVEVVARRVREISALLPGLTTSFACERHEHGADLEVADLLASSRQGAREHRAPVKGEARHGEAVARVAFEWRNWPVAPSVIGYCNLDVSPEGSHIDGFRRGLARALGRRDDRQVYASLSVGLNAVLSVLVIDPGYQGPTKERISSQDARAAVAEATARGLERALESDPALREHIARLTRPR; encoded by the coding sequence GTGCCCCAGGGGGATCAGCTCGACGACGTTGCGTCCATCCGCAAGCGGCCGGGGATGTATGTGGGCGACACGGACCGGTCGGGTGTGCATCAGCTGCTGTGGGAGGTGCTCGCGAATGCGATCGACGAGCACCTCGCTGGGCGGTCCAGACGCATCGACGTGACCTTGCACTCGGACGGCTCGGTCTCGGTGGCGGACGACGGCGCAGGCATCTCGTTGGACGTCGACGAGGGCGGCACGTCGTGGCTCGAGCGGGTGCTCACCACGCTCCACGACACGGCGACCGCGGATGGACACGCGCCCCACGTCCATCTGCGAGTGTGTCACGTCGGCCTCTGCATGGTGACTGCCCTCTCGTCCACGTTCTCGGCCGAGGTCCGGCGCGCGGGTCGAGCGTGGCGCATCGAGCTGGAGCGCGGCCGGGTGACGTCGGAGCTCGCGGCGATCGGCTCTGCTGACGGCACGGGGACCACCATTCGCTTCGAGCCGGACGAGACCATCTTCGCGACATCTGGCTTCGACGTGGAGGTGGTCGCTCGGCGCGTCCGGGAGATCTCCGCGCTGCTCCCCGGGCTGACAACTAGCTTCGCCTGCGAGCGCCACGAGCACGGAGCCGACCTCGAGGTGGCCGACCTCCTGGCCAGCTCCCGACAGGGCGCGCGCGAACATCGGGCGCCGGTCAAGGGAGAGGCTCGCCACGGAGAGGCGGTCGCCCGCGTCGCCTTCGAGTGGCGCAACTGGCCCGTCGCCCCCAGCGTCATCGGCTATTGCAATCTCGACGTGTCGCCCGAAGGCAGCCACATCGACGGGTTCCGGCGGGGCCTGGCCCGCGCACTCGGCCGCCGAGACGACCGCCAGGTCTACGCGTCGCTCTCCGTCGGTCTAAACGCCGTCCTCTCGGTCCTCGTCATCGACCCGGGCTACCAAGGCCCGACGAAAGAGCGGATCAGCTCGCAGGATGCGCGCGCGGCGGTCGCCGAGGCGACGGCGCGGGGGCTCGAGCGGGCGCTCGAGTCGGACCCCGCGCTGCGTGAGCATATCGCTCGGCTCACGCGTCCTCGATGA
- a CDS encoding sigma-54 dependent transcriptional regulator: MARVLVADDEEGIRSFLAEALELDDHEVEQAADGAEALSMLRERSFDVLLTDLKMPALDGMGLLAHVRAEQPETEVIVLTAHGTVANAVEAMRKGAYDFLEKPIGSPAELRLLIARAVERRRLRTVEEGAARASTELPPLTYGDPKMEPVVEALSKVARTDATVLLVGESGTGKEVAARAVHGWSKRAGGPFVAVNCAALSETLLESELFGHEKGAFTGAHARRRGRIELAEGGTFFLDEVGELKPALQAKLLRVLEERAFERVGGTRTLRADVRWVAATNRDLAAMIADGSFREDLYHRLAVFPVRLPALRERRRDILPLAKSLLRRVGADLGRGELTMTDDVAAKLEGARWSGNVRELRNVLERAAILADGAPIAAEHLWLDPTRPPAAASEAEPVTLEDVERRAIARTLEAVDGNRKEAAAQLGIGLRTLYDKLKRYGLS, translated from the coding sequence ATGGCGCGAGTGCTGGTAGCGGACGACGAAGAGGGCATCCGGAGCTTCCTCGCGGAGGCCCTCGAGCTCGACGACCACGAGGTGGAGCAGGCGGCGGACGGCGCCGAGGCGCTCTCCATGCTCCGTGAGCGCAGCTTCGACGTCCTGCTGACGGATCTGAAGATGCCCGCGCTCGACGGCATGGGCCTGCTCGCTCACGTGCGCGCGGAGCAGCCCGAGACCGAGGTCATCGTGCTCACCGCCCACGGCACGGTGGCCAACGCGGTGGAGGCGATGCGCAAGGGCGCCTACGACTTCCTCGAGAAGCCCATTGGCAGCCCGGCCGAGCTGCGGCTGCTCATCGCGCGCGCGGTCGAGCGGCGGCGGCTGCGCACGGTCGAAGAGGGCGCGGCGCGTGCCTCGACGGAGCTCCCGCCGCTCACCTACGGCGACCCGAAGATGGAGCCCGTCGTCGAGGCGCTCTCGAAGGTCGCGAGGACGGACGCGACGGTGCTGCTCGTCGGAGAGAGCGGGACCGGCAAGGAGGTCGCGGCGCGCGCGGTCCACGGCTGGAGCAAGCGCGCGGGCGGGCCCTTCGTGGCCGTCAACTGCGCCGCGCTCTCGGAGACGCTGCTCGAGAGCGAGCTCTTTGGACACGAGAAAGGTGCCTTCACGGGCGCGCACGCGCGGAGGCGCGGCCGGATCGAGCTCGCCGAGGGCGGGACGTTCTTCCTCGACGAGGTCGGCGAGCTGAAGCCGGCCCTACAGGCCAAGCTGCTCCGCGTGCTCGAGGAGCGGGCCTTCGAGCGCGTCGGCGGCACGCGCACCCTCCGCGCCGACGTGCGCTGGGTCGCGGCCACCAACCGAGACCTCGCCGCGATGATCGCCGACGGCAGCTTCCGCGAGGACCTCTACCACCGGCTCGCCGTGTTCCCCGTGCGCCTGCCCGCGCTCCGCGAGCGCCGCCGGGACATCCTCCCGCTCGCGAAGAGCCTGCTCCGCCGCGTCGGAGCCGACCTCGGCCGGGGCGAGCTGACGATGACCGACGACGTGGCGGCGAAGCTCGAGGGCGCCCGCTGGTCGGGCAACGTGCGAGAGCTCCGCAACGTCCTGGAGCGGGCGGCGATCCTCGCGGACGGCGCGCCGATCGCGGCAGAGCACCTGTGGCTCGACCCGACGCGCCCGCCCGCGGCCGCGAGCGAAGCCGAGCCGGTGACCCTCGAGGACGTCGAGCGGCGCGCGATCGCCCGCACCCTCGAGGCGGTCGACGGCAACCGCAAGGAGGCCGCGGCCCAGCTCGGGATCGGCCTGCGCACCCTCTACGACAAGCTCAAGCGCTATGGCCTGAGCTGA
- a CDS encoding Fic family protein, protein MSTILALRWADVDPALHVYDPERIVAVVDGVLPPAAIQPPRRDEKRRQLQGDVDRALLASEGPWIAGWQWSAGGGGIVESYCCPGHSLRGGREEMRGKILGAVSDLRARLEELARLFQDWDRDVEGLDEGEAASRIASRLLPVVLEWTDTYDAWYATFERILAWALERRGLPPREAEMLVHEAIGGRFDSWTEPAEVTVRAVVDDLADLARRTGDRAPVDALAAWLSTRGNVRWTGHERHAHPAPVRDDGHRRFIAEVDRPRDPARADRLAEALSAARADARAGRPLTLERLTEWQTLVLGAPTAFRTGVAVAHGGAERYGLEPDTERRFAACLNEANRSDTPAIARAARAYLDVCFFHPFPDGNARAARLALDYVLTRARLALHAAGPVFVVARRAEDGVGPYGLMYTIDHLSGPIGWH, encoded by the coding sequence GTGTCTACCATCCTAGCTCTCCGATGGGCGGACGTGGATCCTGCGTTGCACGTCTACGACCCCGAGCGGATCGTCGCGGTCGTCGACGGCGTGCTGCCCCCCGCCGCCATCCAGCCGCCGCGGCGGGATGAGAAGCGTCGGCAACTGCAGGGAGACGTCGACCGAGCCCTCCTCGCCTCGGAGGGCCCCTGGATCGCCGGGTGGCAGTGGTCGGCGGGTGGTGGCGGTATCGTCGAGAGCTACTGCTGTCCAGGACACAGCCTCCGCGGCGGCCGGGAAGAGATGCGCGGCAAGATCCTCGGCGCCGTCTCCGACCTCCGAGCGCGGCTCGAAGAGCTGGCGCGGCTGTTCCAGGACTGGGATCGCGACGTAGAGGGGCTGGACGAGGGCGAGGCCGCGAGCCGTATCGCGTCGCGCCTCCTGCCGGTCGTGCTCGAGTGGACCGACACGTACGATGCCTGGTACGCGACGTTCGAGCGGATCCTGGCGTGGGCGCTCGAGCGCCGTGGGCTGCCGCCTCGAGAGGCCGAGATGCTGGTGCACGAGGCGATCGGAGGGCGGTTCGACAGCTGGACCGAGCCGGCCGAGGTCACCGTCCGCGCGGTCGTCGACGACCTAGCCGATCTAGCGCGAAGGACGGGAGACCGGGCGCCGGTCGACGCGCTCGCGGCCTGGCTGTCGACACGCGGGAACGTCCGGTGGACCGGCCATGAGCGCCACGCGCACCCCGCCCCGGTCCGCGACGACGGCCACCGTCGCTTCATCGCGGAGGTCGACCGGCCGCGGGACCCAGCGCGCGCAGACCGCCTGGCAGAGGCGCTGTCCGCGGCGCGCGCCGACGCCCGCGCGGGACGCCCCCTGACCCTGGAGCGGCTGACCGAGTGGCAGACTCTCGTGCTTGGTGCGCCGACAGCGTTCCGCACCGGCGTCGCGGTCGCCCACGGAGGCGCCGAGCGCTACGGCCTCGAGCCAGACACCGAGCGCCGCTTCGCCGCGTGCCTGAACGAGGCGAACCGCTCCGACACGCCCGCGATCGCGCGCGCCGCGCGGGCGTACCTCGACGTGTGCTTCTTCCATCCCTTCCCCGACGGCAACGCCCGCGCCGCCCGCCTCGCACTCGACTACGTGCTGACCCGAGCGCGCCTGGCGCTCCACGCCGCCGGCCCCGTCTTCGTCGTCGCCCGCCGCGCCGAGGACGGCGTGGGGCCGTACGGCCTCATGTACACGATCGACCACCTGAGCGGACCGATCGGCTGGCACTGA